A region of Dermabacter vaginalis DNA encodes the following proteins:
- a CDS encoding GNAT family N-acetyltransferase, which yields MAIVDKPTPADYPAIAVIARDLLRASDPSEAFDGTDLINTIEAGHPAMVIREHRSTEEDPAPVVAFAMVHDHARGRIDAKWAVRRGDEFYIAHAARCLEWVEKQARALGEKRGEEGFVIVTEVGPSDTIRAEALTDAGFAKARTWVVMDQDIPARMREIHDRESDAARAPRVAENVRVRTLAQEEDRRAAHTALEHAFEDHFNHFEENFDEWCERTNLYAHHEWDRDLLAELVPEDGSEPVVIGTLMTSWLPESNTAHVEYLGVTREGRGKGAAHALLDAFYALATEHGFARGELFVDADSPTGANLAYEKMHWRPDFRKETWHKEITL from the coding sequence ATGGCTATCGTCGATAAACCCACCCCTGCTGATTACCCCGCTATCGCCGTTATTGCCCGGGATCTTTTGCGCGCCTCGGATCCCTCAGAGGCATTCGATGGCACCGACCTCATCAACACTATTGAGGCGGGCCATCCGGCAATGGTGATCCGCGAACACCGCAGCACCGAGGAAGATCCGGCCCCGGTGGTGGCATTCGCAATGGTGCACGATCACGCTCGCGGCCGCATCGATGCGAAGTGGGCTGTGCGCCGCGGCGATGAGTTTTACATTGCGCACGCGGCGCGCTGCCTCGAATGGGTGGAGAAGCAAGCCCGAGCGCTCGGTGAAAAGCGCGGCGAAGAGGGCTTTGTGATTGTCACGGAAGTTGGCCCCTCCGATACCATTCGCGCGGAGGCTCTCACCGACGCCGGTTTTGCGAAGGCGCGCACGTGGGTGGTCATGGACCAGGATATTCCGGCACGCATGCGGGAAATTCACGATCGGGAGTCCGACGCCGCCCGGGCACCCCGCGTGGCTGAGAATGTGCGCGTGCGCACCCTCGCCCAGGAGGAAGATCGCCGAGCCGCGCACACGGCTCTTGAGCACGCTTTCGAGGATCACTTCAACCACTTTGAGGAAAACTTTGACGAATGGTGCGAGCGCACGAACCTCTATGCACACCACGAATGGGATCGTGACCTCCTCGCGGAGCTCGTTCCCGAGGACGGCTCCGAGCCCGTGGTGATCGGAACGCTCATGACCTCATGGCTGCCCGAGTCGAACACGGCCCATGTCGAGTACCTCGGCGTGACGCGTGAGGGGCGCGGTAAGGGGGCGGCGCATGCCCTTCTCGACGCGTTCTATGCGCTTGCGACCGAGCACGGCTTCGCGAGGGGCGAGTTGTTCGTTGATGCCGATTCCCCCACGGGTGCCAACCTCGCTTACGAGAAGATGCATTGGCGCCCGGACTTCCGCAAAGAAACGTGGCACAAGGAGATTACTCTCTAG
- a CDS encoding MFS transporter, translating into MSWRARWAALAVVLLPVFLISIDVTVLSISLPGISQDLHPSANELLWIVDSYSFVLACLLILMGKFGDSFGRLRLLIWGSVIFGAASVMSGFSTSAVMLIIGRALQGFGGATLMPSTLGIIRHIFQKRSERRLALALWSAAFSSGSAIGPLLGGILIEVANWRYVFFINVPIVIAFVVLAKLFVPESDREESERIDLLSPVVLIASIFALVLSFKLLIEDFALWQVGLLVVGAFGLALFWRRQYRVENPILDVDVVSEPTFRSATLINGIAYFITIGTLFFFPQYLMVVSGLSPIEAGLWALPMVVATILGALISPIFARRFRSNQLVALGLLTCGLGCLTVPLLVTVHFDPFFYFLCTFLIGLGIGFAEPLTNDTILSSAPDKEAGSVSAISETAYELGGALGTAVLGGVGMLAYRLSLSARESGLGVSDQVLAEAKQTIGSAAVLAEPGNSTNPDLAWTLAKASFVDGQNAAMYLAGLAAFAAAIIALRGMRAELHLKLQDKLGTKPPQKSPDLQ; encoded by the coding sequence ATGTCGTGGAGAGCGCGCTGGGCTGCCCTAGCTGTCGTTCTGTTGCCAGTTTTCCTCATCAGTATCGATGTCACGGTTTTGAGCATCTCGCTCCCGGGCATCTCGCAGGATCTCCATCCGTCGGCCAACGAACTTCTATGGATCGTCGATTCATACTCGTTTGTGCTCGCGTGCCTGCTCATCCTCATGGGCAAGTTTGGTGACAGCTTCGGGCGTCTTCGTTTATTGATCTGGGGTTCCGTGATTTTTGGCGCGGCCTCGGTGATGTCGGGATTCAGCACGTCGGCCGTCATGCTCATCATTGGCCGCGCCCTTCAGGGCTTCGGCGGGGCGACCCTCATGCCGTCGACCCTCGGCATAATTCGCCATATTTTCCAGAAGCGATCGGAGAGGCGCCTCGCGCTCGCGCTGTGGTCGGCGGCGTTCTCGAGCGGTAGCGCAATCGGGCCGCTGCTCGGCGGCATCTTGATCGAGGTAGCGAACTGGCGGTACGTGTTTTTCATTAACGTGCCGATCGTCATCGCGTTCGTCGTGCTCGCGAAGCTCTTCGTTCCGGAATCGGATCGCGAGGAGTCCGAAAGGATCGATCTCCTCTCCCCCGTTGTGCTGATCGCCTCAATTTTTGCGCTCGTGCTGAGCTTCAAACTTCTCATCGAGGACTTTGCTCTTTGGCAGGTGGGACTGCTGGTCGTGGGGGCCTTCGGCCTCGCACTTTTCTGGCGCCGCCAGTACCGGGTCGAGAACCCGATTCTTGATGTGGATGTGGTCTCGGAGCCAACGTTCCGTTCGGCAACGCTCATTAACGGCATCGCGTACTTCATCACGATTGGCACGTTGTTCTTCTTCCCGCAGTACCTCATGGTGGTCTCGGGGCTCTCGCCGATCGAGGCTGGCCTGTGGGCATTGCCGATGGTGGTCGCAACGATCCTCGGTGCTCTTATTTCCCCGATTTTCGCCAGAAGGTTCCGGTCGAATCAGCTCGTTGCGCTTGGGCTTCTCACGTGTGGGCTTGGCTGCCTCACGGTGCCGCTACTCGTGACGGTGCATTTCGACCCGTTCTTCTACTTCCTGTGCACCTTCCTCATCGGTCTCGGCATCGGGTTCGCGGAACCGCTCACGAACGACACGATTTTGTCGTCGGCTCCCGATAAGGAAGCCGGTTCCGTATCGGCGATCTCCGAGACGGCATACGAGCTTGGCGGCGCTCTCGGCACCGCGGTTCTCGGTGGCGTGGGCATGCTCGCGTATCGGCTTTCGCTGTCCGCACGAGAGTCGGGGCTAGGGGTTTCGGATCAGGTGCTCGCGGAAGCGAAGCAAACGATTGGTTCGGCTGCGGTGCTTGCCGAGCCGGGAAATTCCACGAACCCGGATCTCGCATGGACCCTTGCGAAGGCTTCGTTCGTGGATGGGCAGAATGCGGCGATGTATCTCGCGGGTCTCGCGGCTTTCGCCGCCGCGATTATCGCGCTTCGCGGCATGCGCGCTGAACTCCATTTGAAGCTCCAGGACAAGCTCGGCACGAAACCGCCCCAGAAGTCCCCTGACCTGCAGTAA